In Luteitalea sp. TBR-22, one genomic interval encodes:
- a CDS encoding tetratricopeptide repeat protein, with product MTAQIPSGWRAWWLAGFFLLLLNSAYLGAFATASAFYYAQVAAHVIGGAVLGATALRHVARHRAVPEGWGVAAGPLVVALLTGLALAWTGATRPYRGLLYTHVAASVLGVLPVLFWLLARAGRVGAPTLPGATPARSATLMRAAVAITLLAMVGSIAWVSRYGAVRRASYRIQNPAVVPTSMQEEGPGPRSPFFPSPANTTRDGIIPSNFFMTSKECARCHKQIYDEWNESAHHFASFNNQWYRKSIEYMQDTVGTGPSKWCAGCHDHAVFFNGRFDTPIKQQINTPEAQNGLSCTSCHAITHVGGSMGNGHFLIEYPPLHDLAVSSNPLLRWAHDKLLELDPQPHRETFLKPFMTDQTPEYCSTCHKVHLDVPVNGYRWIRGFNDYDNWQASGVSGMGARAFYYPAKSQGCGDCHMPKVASTDPAAKSGQHKSHRFAAANTALPFVNGHANQMKAVQSFLKDGQVTIDIFGLVRTPGGQATEERQVAGSEPRLSSTFAVGEESMHFGSTTTVTTAPMTVVAPLDKAQPALRRGESVRLEVVVRTRKVGHFFPGGTVDGHEVWVELEAVDSKGRTIMHSGKVADGGKGPVEPGAHIYRSLMLDAAGNPINKRNAWAARSVAYVRLVPPGAADTIHYRLDVPADAGDSITLKARVNYRKFAFWTTQWAYAGVRDPHEPASLTTRDYDNRGWLLNGDTSNVSGGLKSIPDLPITVMAEATTTLKVVGAKDATTDTPVVTRAVRERWNDYGIGLLLQGDLKGAEAAFLKVTQAEPGYADGWVNVARARLNEGNVDGASEMLTQALKLNPTLAKTHFFLGQAARQQGRYDEAIAYFKEAARQYPRDRVVRNQLGRVYFLKRQYEAAVAEFKAALDVDTEDLQAHYNLMLCYQGMGKPDLAARERKLYERYKADEAAQAITGPYRQINAYDNNERQSVHEHGDAAPYPKYYTPRGGAAKALEAARRASPTPTSRATAATGVAVARPASPTPAPGAGVAASDSRDVAAGLARRSSPPPTPGASDRRPVRRSATREGGLKTAETSPQ from the coding sequence ATGACCGCACAGATACCGTCTGGGTGGCGAGCGTGGTGGCTCGCCGGCTTCTTCCTCCTCCTTCTCAACAGCGCCTATCTGGGCGCGTTTGCGACGGCCTCGGCCTTCTACTACGCCCAGGTGGCGGCCCACGTGATCGGCGGCGCGGTCCTCGGCGCCACCGCCCTGCGCCACGTGGCCAGGCACCGGGCGGTGCCCGAGGGATGGGGCGTGGCGGCCGGTCCGCTGGTGGTAGCGCTGCTCACCGGGCTGGCGCTGGCCTGGACGGGTGCCACGCGGCCGTACCGGGGCCTGCTCTACACGCACGTCGCCGCGTCCGTGCTCGGCGTCCTGCCGGTGCTCTTCTGGCTGCTGGCGCGCGCCGGGCGCGTCGGCGCGCCCACCCTGCCGGGCGCCACGCCGGCCCGCTCGGCCACCCTGATGCGCGCCGCGGTGGCCATCACCCTGCTGGCGATGGTCGGCTCGATCGCCTGGGTCAGCCGGTACGGCGCCGTCCGGCGCGCCTCCTATCGCATCCAGAATCCGGCCGTGGTGCCCACCTCGATGCAGGAGGAGGGGCCTGGCCCCCGCAGCCCGTTCTTCCCCTCGCCGGCCAACACGACGCGCGACGGCATCATCCCGTCGAACTTCTTCATGACCAGCAAGGAGTGCGCCCGCTGCCACAAGCAGATCTACGACGAGTGGAACGAGTCGGCGCACCACTTCGCGTCGTTCAACAACCAGTGGTACCGCAAGTCGATCGAGTACATGCAGGACACGGTCGGCACCGGCCCGTCCAAGTGGTGCGCCGGCTGCCATGACCACGCGGTGTTCTTCAACGGACGCTTCGACACGCCGATCAAGCAGCAGATCAACACGCCGGAGGCGCAGAACGGCCTGAGCTGCACGTCGTGCCACGCCATCACGCACGTCGGCGGCTCGATGGGCAACGGCCACTTCCTCATCGAGTACCCGCCGCTGCACGACCTGGCCGTGAGCAGCAACCCGCTGCTCCGCTGGGCGCACGACAAGCTGCTGGAGCTCGATCCTCAGCCCCACCGGGAGACGTTCCTCAAGCCGTTCATGACCGACCAGACGCCCGAGTACTGCAGCACCTGCCACAAGGTGCACCTCGACGTCCCGGTGAACGGCTACCGCTGGATCCGCGGCTTCAACGACTACGACAACTGGCAGGCCTCGGGCGTGTCCGGCATGGGCGCGCGCGCCTTCTACTACCCGGCCAAGTCGCAGGGCTGCGGCGACTGCCACATGCCGAAGGTGGCCTCGACCGATCCGGCGGCGAAGTCCGGCCAGCACAAGAGCCACCGGTTCGCGGCCGCCAACACCGCCCTGCCTTTCGTGAACGGCCACGCCAACCAGATGAAGGCCGTGCAGTCGTTCCTGAAGGACGGCCAGGTCACCATCGACATCTTCGGCCTGGTGCGCACGCCCGGCGGACAGGCCACCGAGGAGCGCCAGGTGGCCGGCAGCGAGCCGCGCCTCAGCAGCACCTTCGCCGTCGGCGAGGAGTCGATGCATTTCGGCTCCACCACCACCGTCACCACCGCGCCGATGACCGTCGTCGCACCGCTCGACAAGGCGCAGCCGGCGCTGCGTCGCGGCGAGTCGGTGCGCCTCGAGGTCGTGGTCCGCACGCGCAAGGTCGGGCACTTCTTCCCTGGCGGCACCGTCGACGGCCACGAGGTGTGGGTCGAGCTCGAGGCGGTCGACAGCAAGGGCCGCACGATCATGCACAGCGGCAAGGTGGCCGACGGGGGCAAGGGGCCGGTGGAGCCCGGCGCGCACATCTACCGTAGCCTGATGCTCGACGCGGCCGGCAACCCGATCAACAAGCGCAACGCCTGGGCGGCGCGCTCGGTCGCGTACGTGCGCCTCGTGCCTCCGGGCGCGGCCGACACGATCCACTACCGCCTCGACGTGCCGGCCGACGCCGGCGACTCGATCACGCTCAAGGCCCGGGTGAACTACCGCAAGTTCGCGTTCTGGACGACGCAGTGGGCGTACGCGGGCGTGCGCGATCCGCACGAGCCGGCCTCGCTCACCACGCGCGACTACGACAACCGCGGCTGGCTGCTGAACGGCGACACCTCGAACGTGTCGGGGGGACTCAAGTCGATCCCCGACCTCCCCATCACCGTGATGGCCGAGGCGACGACGACGCTGAAGGTCGTGGGCGCGAAGGACGCCACCACCGACACACCGGTCGTCACCAGGGCGGTGCGCGAGCGGTGGAACGACTACGGCATCGGCCTGCTGCTGCAGGGCGACCTCAAGGGCGCCGAGGCGGCGTTCCTCAAGGTGACGCAGGCCGAGCCGGGTTACGCCGACGGCTGGGTGAACGTGGCGCGCGCCCGCCTCAACGAGGGCAACGTCGACGGCGCATCCGAGATGCTCACGCAGGCGCTGAAGCTGAACCCGACGCTGGCCAAGACCCACTTCTTCCTCGGACAGGCGGCCAGGCAGCAGGGCCGCTACGACGAGGCCATCGCGTACTTCAAGGAAGCGGCGCGCCAGTATCCGCGCGACCGCGTGGTGCGCAACCAGCTCGGGCGCGTGTACTTCCTGAAACGGCAGTACGAGGCCGCCGTCGCGGAGTTCAAGGCAGCGCTCGACGTCGACACCGAGGATCTGCAGGCACACTACAACCTGATGCTGTGCTATCAGGGCATGGGCAAGCCGGACCTCGCGGCGCGCGAGCGGAAGCTGTACGAGCGCTACAAGGCCGACGAGGCCGCGCAGGCGATCACCGGCCCCTACCGGCAGATCAACGCCTACGACAACAACGAGCGGCAGAGCGTGCACGAGCACGGCGATGCCGCGCCGTACCCGAAGTACTACACGCCGCGCGGCGGCGCGGCGAAGGCGCTCGAGGCTGCGCGTCGGGCAAGCCCGACGCCTACGAGCCGCGCGACGGCGGCAACGGGCGTCGCGGTGGCGCGTCCGGCAAGCCCGACGCCTGCCCCTGGCGCCGGTGTAGCAGCCTCTGATTCCAGGGATGTAGCCGCCGGGCTTGCCCGGCGGTCGTCGCCCCCGCCGACGCCCGGAGCGTCCGACCGCCGACCTGTCCGCCGAAGCGCAACGCGCGAAGGTGGACTGAAGACTGCCGAGACATCCCCGCAATGA
- a CDS encoding CRTAC1 family protein yields MRSPFLTLPLAALVVAGLVTGLRAQAPRSAAAAPAGAIAFSDVTAPVGVTFRHASGAFGKKYLPETMGAGVVVFDADGDGRQDLYLANGKAWPGRPPLRSMPALYRNTGGRFVDVTRASGLAAEMYGMGGAAADYDNDGDVDLLVTALGGSRLYRNTGGGRFEDVTASAGVGRAGFSTSAAWFDYDKDGRLDLIVANYVQWQIDKDIHCTLDGKTKSYCTPESYKGETPFLFRNNGNGTFEDVTRKSGLFDPTSKGLGVGLIDYNADGWLDVFIANDTQPNRLYRNTGKGTFVDEAVTAGVAFNEAGVARAGMGVDAADFDGSGRPGLLIGNFSNEMLSLYRNEGNGLFIDDAPTSSLGRESLLSLTFACFFFDADNDGWVDIFTANGHVADDINRVQPKVTYAQASHLYRNAGKGRFSNVAAGTALAVPTVARGAAHLDMDNDGDQDLVITVNNGPARVLRNDSKGGRALRLALVGTRSNRSAIGAQVRVTVGGATRLAMVKSGSSYLSQSELPLTFGLGAASKVEQVEIRWPSGQVDRLGPQDAGQTLVVTEAKGVTQKVPFTRP; encoded by the coding sequence ATGCGTTCGCCTTTTCTGACCCTTCCGCTGGCGGCCCTCGTGGTCGCCGGCCTCGTCACCGGCCTGCGCGCGCAAGCGCCGAGATCGGCCGCCGCCGCGCCAGCCGGCGCCATCGCCTTCTCGGACGTCACCGCGCCGGTCGGCGTCACGTTCCGCCACGCGAGCGGCGCCTTCGGCAAGAAGTACCTGCCCGAGACGATGGGGGCAGGCGTGGTGGTCTTCGACGCCGACGGCGACGGGCGCCAGGACCTGTACTTGGCCAACGGCAAGGCATGGCCAGGGAGGCCACCGCTCAGGTCGATGCCGGCGCTGTACCGCAACACCGGCGGCCGCTTCGTCGACGTCACCCGCGCCTCCGGCCTGGCCGCCGAGATGTACGGGATGGGTGGCGCCGCCGCCGACTACGACAACGACGGCGACGTGGACCTGCTGGTCACCGCGCTCGGCGGCAGCCGGCTGTATCGCAACACCGGGGGCGGCCGGTTCGAGGACGTCACGGCCAGCGCCGGCGTCGGGCGGGCGGGGTTCTCGACCAGCGCCGCCTGGTTCGACTACGACAAGGACGGGCGCCTCGACCTCATCGTCGCCAACTACGTGCAGTGGCAGATCGACAAGGACATCCACTGCACGCTCGACGGCAAGACCAAGTCGTACTGCACGCCCGAGAGCTACAAGGGCGAGACGCCGTTCCTGTTCCGCAACAACGGCAACGGGACGTTCGAGGACGTGACCCGGAAGTCCGGCCTCTTCGACCCGACGAGCAAGGGTCTCGGCGTGGGCCTCATCGACTACAACGCCGACGGCTGGCTCGACGTGTTCATCGCCAACGACACGCAACCGAATCGCCTCTACCGGAACACCGGCAAGGGCACCTTCGTGGACGAGGCGGTGACGGCCGGCGTCGCCTTCAACGAGGCGGGGGTGGCGCGCGCCGGCATGGGCGTCGACGCGGCGGACTTCGACGGCTCGGGGCGCCCGGGCCTGCTGATCGGCAACTTCTCCAACGAGATGCTGTCGCTCTACCGCAACGAGGGCAACGGCCTGTTCATCGACGACGCGCCGACCTCGAGCCTCGGGCGCGAATCGCTGCTGTCGCTGACCTTTGCGTGCTTCTTCTTCGACGCCGACAACGACGGCTGGGTGGACATCTTCACCGCCAACGGGCACGTCGCCGACGACATCAATCGCGTGCAGCCGAAGGTCACCTACGCGCAGGCGTCGCACCTGTACCGCAATGCCGGCAAGGGACGCTTCTCCAACGTCGCCGCCGGCACGGCGCTCGCCGTGCCCACCGTGGCACGCGGCGCCGCGCACCTCGACATGGACAACGACGGCGACCAGGATCTCGTCATCACCGTCAACAACGGGCCGGCGCGGGTGCTGCGCAACGACTCGAAGGGCGGCCGTGCGTTGCGGCTGGCGCTGGTCGGCACGCGCTCGAACCGGTCGGCCATCGGCGCGCAGGTACGCGTCACGGTGGGCGGGGCGACGCGGCTCGCGATGGTCAAGTCCGGGTCGAGCTACCTGTCGCAGAGCGAGTTGCCGCTCACCTTCGGGCTCGGCGCGGCGTCAAAGGTGGAGCAGGTCGAGATTCGCTGGCCGAGCGGCCAGGTCGATCGCCTCGGCCCGCAGGACGCCGGCCAGACGCTCGTCGTCACCGAGGCGAAGGGCGTCACGCAGAAGGTGCCGTTCACCCGCCCGTAG
- a CDS encoding FG-GAP-like repeat-containing protein codes for MTRTFTVLAGLVTLGVVLTAQAPTPPARDVREKAWQANNLGVAYLEQFNHAKAATQFEAALGIDPTLVAARVNLAIARLYEPDLPAALKVATAAAASAGAPPHADFVLGLIARQENREDEALAAFRRVLEADPDDVASLVNVGQLLLQKRAYADAVPVFTRAVELEPYNVSALYNLAVAQTRAGQRELGAETTRRFQALRETGYGTTYSNAYLEQGRYAEAILSTGAEADLAAPPPTLTYAARPLALGPRPPVAITAADIDRDGRTDLIAVHEDGFEAYAAAAAPTPTRVSTGTLATPGLGARGAVVADVDNDGKADVLIHGRGGVALWRQVAGQGGASFGFEDVTRASTMATTLDVRTAALVDLDHDGDADVVLGGATRDGAAAPLAAWRNNGDGTFVDMSASALPGQAPLVATAIVPTDVDLRRDIDVLVLGEDGRLRLWRNMRDATFREVSATVGLDALPPAAAMAVGDATKDGFPDIALSAKTGASVIAVGASNNRFTARPLPALPTGASAAQMADADNDGLLDVVALLPDGVHVVRQASGGAFEDVSTRTGLTRTGTADAAAAGLALLDADLSGSLDILQWRHGAATLLVAVGAAPGFRVTLQGQVSNRSGLGSKIEMRAGSLWQKLEASAASPAAAPADLLFGLGTRPSPDVVRVLWPAGIVQAEALAADVQKAGRLEVIELDRKPSSCPYLYTWTGDRFEFVTDFLGGGEMGYQLSPGVFNTPDPEEFVRIRGDQLKARDGRYELRVTNELEETLFIDHLSLLAVDHPEGTDVFPLEGMVSAPAPGLRYAVVRDRRAPAGVTDAAGRDATGAAGKVDHTFVDGLPLLPVRGYAKPHAMTIDLGANTPARGAVLLLTGWTDYAFSSDNVAAHQAGHALHPPSLQVKDASGAWRTVVEEIGVPVGRPQTIVVDLTDRFLSSSREVRIATTMRVYWDQVEVATRVPDAQPVITRAGASLADLRWRGFSEPTTTREPLTFDYGKVTPHSPWKQMPGRYTREGDVRALLDAVDDRFVVSRPGDEIALAFEAAAFPAERAGWTRTYLLHGDGFSKEMDINSQSPDQAWPLPSHSMTRYPAPASPLDEPAWFTHYNTRVVGRQVPRLAGVPR; via the coding sequence ATGACACGCACATTCACGGTTCTCGCCGGTCTGGTCACCCTGGGCGTGGTCCTCACGGCGCAGGCGCCGACGCCCCCGGCCCGCGACGTCCGCGAGAAGGCCTGGCAGGCCAACAACCTCGGCGTGGCGTACCTCGAGCAGTTCAACCACGCGAAGGCGGCCACGCAGTTCGAGGCGGCGCTCGGCATCGACCCGACGCTCGTCGCGGCGCGCGTCAACCTCGCGATCGCGCGGCTGTACGAGCCGGACCTGCCGGCCGCGCTGAAAGTCGCCACCGCCGCGGCGGCGTCTGCCGGGGCGCCTCCGCACGCCGACTTCGTCCTCGGGCTGATCGCGCGGCAGGAGAACCGCGAGGACGAGGCGCTCGCGGCCTTCCGGCGCGTGCTCGAGGCCGACCCCGACGACGTGGCGTCGCTGGTCAACGTCGGGCAGCTGTTGCTGCAGAAGCGGGCCTACGCCGACGCGGTGCCGGTGTTCACGCGCGCCGTGGAGCTCGAGCCCTACAACGTCTCGGCGCTCTACAACCTCGCCGTCGCCCAGACGCGCGCCGGCCAGCGTGAACTCGGTGCCGAGACCACCAGGCGGTTCCAGGCCCTGCGCGAGACGGGCTACGGCACGACCTACTCGAACGCCTACCTGGAACAGGGCCGGTACGCCGAAGCCATCCTCTCCACCGGCGCGGAGGCGGACCTGGCCGCTCCGCCGCCGACGCTGACCTACGCGGCGCGTCCGCTGGCCCTGGGCCCTCGCCCGCCGGTGGCCATCACCGCCGCCGACATCGATCGCGATGGTCGCACCGACCTGATCGCCGTGCACGAGGACGGGTTCGAGGCCTACGCGGCTGCCGCCGCCCCGACACCGACCCGCGTCTCGACCGGGACCCTGGCGACACCTGGACTTGGCGCGCGAGGGGCCGTGGTTGCCGACGTCGACAACGACGGCAAGGCCGACGTGCTGATCCACGGGCGAGGCGGCGTGGCCCTGTGGCGGCAGGTGGCCGGCCAGGGCGGCGCCTCATTCGGGTTCGAGGACGTGACCCGGGCCTCGACGATGGCCACGACGCTCGATGTGCGCACGGCGGCGCTCGTCGACCTCGATCACGATGGCGACGCCGACGTGGTGCTGGGCGGCGCGACACGCGACGGCGCGGCGGCCCCGCTCGCGGCCTGGCGCAACAACGGCGACGGCACCTTCGTGGACATGAGCGCCAGCGCCCTGCCCGGGCAGGCGCCGCTGGTCGCGACGGCCATCGTGCCCACCGACGTGGACCTGCGCCGCGACATCGACGTACTGGTGCTCGGCGAGGACGGCCGGCTCCGCCTGTGGCGCAACATGCGCGACGCGACCTTCCGCGAGGTGTCGGCGACGGTGGGCCTGGACGCCCTGCCACCGGCGGCGGCGATGGCGGTCGGCGATGCGACCAAGGACGGCTTCCCCGACATCGCGCTGAGCGCGAAGACCGGCGCGAGCGTCATCGCCGTCGGCGCCTCGAACAACCGCTTCACGGCACGACCGCTGCCGGCACTGCCGACCGGCGCCTCGGCGGCGCAGATGGCCGACGCCGACAACGACGGCCTCCTCGACGTCGTCGCCCTGCTGCCCGACGGGGTCCACGTGGTCCGGCAGGCCAGCGGCGGCGCCTTCGAGGACGTGTCCACGCGCACCGGACTCACGAGGACCGGCACGGCCGACGCCGCGGCTGCGGGCCTGGCCCTGCTGGACGCCGACCTGTCCGGCTCGCTCGACATTCTGCAGTGGCGCCACGGCGCAGCGACGTTGCTCGTGGCCGTGGGCGCGGCGCCCGGCTTCCGCGTCACGCTGCAGGGACAGGTGAGCAACAGGAGTGGCCTCGGCTCGAAGATCGAGATGCGGGCCGGCAGCCTGTGGCAGAAGCTCGAGGCGTCTGCGGCATCGCCGGCAGCCGCGCCGGCCGACCTGCTCTTCGGGCTCGGCACGCGGCCCTCGCCCGACGTCGTGCGCGTGCTCTGGCCGGCTGGCATCGTGCAGGCCGAGGCCCTGGCGGCCGACGTGCAGAAGGCGGGCCGGCTCGAGGTGATAGAGCTCGACCGCAAGCCCTCCTCGTGCCCGTACCTCTACACGTGGACGGGAGATCGCTTCGAGTTCGTGACCGACTTCCTCGGCGGCGGGGAGATGGGCTACCAGCTCTCGCCGGGCGTGTTCAACACGCCTGACCCGGAGGAGTTCGTCCGCATCCGGGGCGACCAGCTCAAGGCCCGCGACGGGCGGTACGAACTGCGCGTGACCAACGAGCTCGAGGAGACGCTCTTCATCGACCACCTTTCGCTGCTCGCCGTCGACCACCCCGAAGGCACCGACGTCTTCCCGCTCGAGGGCATGGTCTCGGCGCCTGCGCCGGGGCTGCGGTACGCCGTGGTCCGCGACCGGCGGGCTCCCGCCGGCGTGACCGACGCCGCTGGCCGCGACGCGACCGGCGCGGCCGGGAAAGTCGACCACACCTTCGTGGACGGCCTGCCGCTGCTGCCCGTCCGCGGCTATGCGAAGCCGCACGCGATGACGATCGACCTCGGGGCGAACACGCCGGCGCGTGGCGCCGTGTTGCTCCTCACCGGCTGGACCGACTACGCGTTCTCGAGCGACAACGTCGCCGCGCACCAGGCCGGGCACGCGCTGCACCCGCCGTCGTTGCAGGTGAAGGACGCCTCTGGCGCCTGGCGCACGGTGGTCGAGGAGATCGGCGTTCCCGTCGGCCGGCCGCAGACGATCGTCGTCGACCTGACCGACCGGTTCCTGTCGTCGAGTCGCGAGGTGCGCATCGCGACGACGATGCGGGTGTACTGGGATCAGGTGGAGGTGGCGACGCGGGTGCCCGACGCGCAGCCCGTGATCACGCGCGCCGGGGCGTCGCTGGCCGACCTCCGCTGGCGCGGCTTCTCCGAGCCGACGACGACGCGCGAGCCGTTGACGTTCGATTACGGGAAGGTGACGCCGCACTCGCCATGGAAGCAGATGCCCGGGCGCTATACGCGTGAGGGCGACGTGCGGGCGCTGCTCGATGCCGTGGACGACCGCTTCGTGGTGTCGCGTCCCGGAGACGAGATCGCGCTGGCCTTCGAGGCCGCGGCGTTCCCGGCGGAGCGGGCGGGCTGGACGCGGACGTACCTCCTGCACGGCGACGGGTTCAGCAAGGAGATGGACATCAACTCGCAGAGCCCCGATCAGGCCTGGCCGCTGCCGTCGCACTCGATGACGCGTTACCCGGCGCCGGCCTCGCCGCTCGACGAGCCGGCCTGGTTCACGCACTACAACACGCGCGTCGTCGGCCGGCAGGTGCCGCGCCTGGCGGGCGTGCCGCGGTGA
- a CDS encoding nitrilase-related carbon-nitrogen hydrolase codes for MSASRLRYAVAACQTDLPCPRTRAEMAHNTDRIVEMIDAAVVGSQPFLPVRLVVFPEFAHCAPAYPGLEALIEHLAVEIPNEHTERLQQRARRHDVFIQSGSMLEVDPKWPGVVFNTTCLIGPDGILSRYRKVNPWIPFEVHASPHDLPGYDEELFPVVDTPIGRLGCAICYDWLFPEAIRQLAANGAEVLIRVSAYMDPWGATEPMNWWTLVNRTRAIENMAYVVAANQGASLRHYPPYSWPGGSQVVDFDGRLLAEASPGPGERIVVAPVDVDALRHERASRVGHHMLAHLRTTAYPVYQQPGFPPSGHASPITYASNVARTEQRKGELW; via the coding sequence GTGAGCGCGTCGCGCTTGCGGTACGCGGTCGCCGCCTGCCAGACCGACCTGCCCTGCCCGCGCACCCGCGCGGAGATGGCCCACAACACCGACCGCATCGTCGAGATGATCGATGCGGCGGTGGTCGGCAGCCAGCCGTTCCTGCCGGTGCGGCTGGTGGTGTTCCCGGAGTTCGCGCATTGCGCGCCGGCCTACCCCGGGCTCGAGGCCCTGATCGAGCACCTCGCCGTCGAGATCCCGAACGAGCACACCGAACGGCTCCAGCAGCGGGCGCGGCGCCACGACGTCTTCATCCAGAGCGGCTCGATGCTGGAGGTGGACCCGAAGTGGCCGGGCGTGGTGTTCAACACGACCTGCCTCATCGGGCCCGACGGCATCCTGTCGCGCTACCGCAAGGTGAACCCCTGGATCCCGTTCGAGGTGCACGCGAGCCCGCACGACCTGCCGGGCTACGACGAGGAGTTGTTCCCCGTCGTCGACACGCCGATCGGCAGGCTCGGGTGCGCGATCTGTTACGACTGGCTGTTCCCTGAGGCCATACGCCAGCTGGCGGCCAACGGCGCCGAGGTGCTGATCCGCGTGTCGGCCTACATGGATCCGTGGGGCGCCACCGAGCCGATGAACTGGTGGACGCTGGTCAATCGGACGCGCGCCATCGAGAACATGGCGTACGTGGTGGCCGCCAACCAGGGCGCGAGCCTCCGTCACTACCCGCCGTATTCCTGGCCGGGCGGCAGCCAGGTGGTCGACTTCGACGGGCGGCTCCTCGCGGAAGCCTCGCCGGGGCCGGGTGAGCGGATCGTCGTGGCGCCGGTGGACGTCGACGCGCTGCGGCACGAGCGCGCCTCGCGCGTCGGTCATCACATGCTGGCCCACCTGCGGACCACGGCGTACCCGGTGTACCAGCAGCCGGGGTTCCCGCCCTCCGGGCACGCGTCACCCATCACCTACGCGAGCAACGTCGCACGCACCGAGCAGCGGAAGGGGGAACTGTGGTGA
- a CDS encoding IPT/TIG domain-containing protein, with amino-acid sequence MPRADIHRIEPRAVTPGGRLVVSGSGFDVRPGRVPEVTLGGQAARVLRASSRSVAIEVPADTPGGEQPLAIEGLEGSTPLVSVGRAITTGVHQVDSPAIDAEGRVYATLSGQRGQQTPVSVYRIGADGVREAFVSGLGNATSLAFGPDGHLYVSSRFEGTVSRIAADGEPTKFAENLGVAFGLAFTADGDLLVGDRSGTVHVVTPDGRHRPLAAIPPSVAAFHLAVDPGGDVIVAAPTLNSCDALYRITPDGVVTRWLEGFGRPQGLAFDRHGVLHVVDALAGDSGIHRITPDGARSLVVSGAGLIGVAFDPTDGSMVACSDDTIYRI; translated from the coding sequence ATGCCCCGCGCCGACATCCATCGCATCGAACCCAGGGCCGTGACGCCGGGCGGGCGGCTCGTCGTCAGCGGCAGCGGCTTCGACGTGCGGCCCGGTCGCGTTCCCGAGGTGACGCTCGGGGGCCAGGCCGCCCGCGTGCTGCGCGCCTCGTCGCGCAGCGTCGCGATCGAAGTGCCTGCCGACACCCCGGGCGGCGAGCAACCCCTCGCGATCGAGGGGCTCGAGGGCAGCACCCCACTCGTCTCGGTGGGGCGGGCGATCACGACCGGCGTCCACCAGGTGGACAGCCCGGCGATCGACGCGGAAGGCCGCGTCTATGCGACGCTGAGCGGCCAGCGCGGCCAGCAAACGCCCGTGTCGGTGTACCGCATCGGGGCCGATGGGGTGCGGGAGGCGTTCGTCTCCGGGCTCGGCAATGCCACCTCGCTCGCCTTCGGGCCCGACGGCCACCTCTACGTCTCGAGCCGGTTCGAGGGCACGGTGTCGCGCATCGCGGCTGACGGCGAGCCGACGAAGTTTGCCGAGAACCTGGGCGTCGCGTTCGGCCTGGCGTTCACGGCCGACGGCGACCTGCTCGTGGGGGATCGATCCGGCACGGTCCACGTCGTGACGCCCGACGGTCGTCATCGGCCGCTGGCCGCCATCCCGCCGAGCGTTGCCGCCTTCCACCTGGCGGTCGATCCCGGTGGCGACGTGATCGTCGCGGCGCCGACGCTGAATTCCTGCGACGCCCTCTATCGGATCACGCCCGATGGCGTCGTCACGCGCTGGCTCGAGGGCTTCGGACGACCCCAGGGCCTGGCCTTCGACCGTCACGGCGTGCTGCACGTCGTCGACGCGCTCGCCGGCGACAGCGGCATCCATCGCATCACCCCCGACGGGGCTCGCTCACTGGTCGTCAGCGGCGCGGGCCTGATCGGCGTGGCCTTCGATCCGACCGACGGCTCGATGGTCGCCTGCTCCGACGACACGATCTATCGCATCTAG
- a CDS encoding C40 family peptidase — translation MTSAPRPAAALRLLLLLALAPLLWSTGCASHGMAGIPVVARPEPTMNGDQLVSQARAYTGVAYRPGGATPDQGFDCSGFVQYLYAQAGIELPRTADEQFAAGRDIDGDLRPGDLVFFRTSGRRVSHVGIATGDGAFIHAPNARSRVRIDRLDQKYWASRFAGARRIVG, via the coding sequence ATGACCAGTGCCCCGCGGCCCGCCGCCGCCCTCCGTCTCCTCCTGCTGCTGGCGTTGGCGCCGCTCCTGTGGAGCACGGGCTGCGCCTCCCATGGCATGGCGGGCATCCCGGTGGTCGCCCGGCCTGAGCCGACGATGAATGGCGACCAGTTGGTCTCGCAGGCCCGGGCCTACACGGGCGTCGCGTATCGACCAGGCGGCGCGACACCCGACCAGGGCTTCGACTGCAGCGGCTTCGTCCAGTACCTCTACGCACAGGCCGGAATCGAACTGCCGCGGACCGCCGACGAGCAGTTTGCCGCCGGCCGCGACATCGACGGCGACCTGCGTCCCGGTGACCTCGTCTTCTTCCGCACCAGCGGCAGGCGCGTCTCCCACGTCGGCATCGCCACCGGAGACGGCGCGTTCATCCACGCGCCCAACGCGCGCAGCCGCGTCCGCATCGACAGGCTCGACCAGAAGTACTGGGCCTCGCGCTTTGCCGGCGCCCGACGCATCGTCGGCTGA